A DNA window from Citrobacter tructae contains the following coding sequences:
- the torC gene encoding pentaheme c-type cytochrome TorC, with amino-acid sequence MRKLWRALLRPSARWSVLALVVIGVVVGIALIVLPHVGIKLTSSTEFCVSCHSMQPVYEEYKQSAHFQNASGVRAECHDCHIPSDIPGMVKRKLEASNDIYQTFVAHSIDTPEKFEAKRAELAEREWARMKENNSATCRSCHNYDAMDHAKQHPEAARQMKIAAKDNQSCIDCHKGIAHQLPDMSSGFRKQFDALRANANDDGDTLYSLDIKPIYAAKGDKEPAGSLLPASEVKVLKRDGDWLQIEIVGWTESNGRQRVLAQLPGKRIFVASIRGDIQQHVKTLEQTTVAETNTQWSKLQATAWMQKGDMVNDIKPIWAYADSLYNGTCNQCHGAPEKEHFDANGWIGTLNGMIGFTSLDKREERTLLKYLQMNASDTTDKPHGDKGESNEK; translated from the coding sequence ATGCGAAAACTCTGGAGGGCGCTACTCCGACCGAGCGCACGTTGGTCAGTGCTGGCGCTGGTCGTAATCGGGGTTGTGGTCGGTATTGCACTGATCGTTCTGCCACACGTTGGCATAAAATTAACCAGTTCAACCGAGTTTTGCGTGAGCTGCCACAGCATGCAGCCGGTTTACGAAGAATATAAACAGTCAGCGCATTTTCAGAATGCCTCCGGGGTGCGCGCAGAATGTCACGACTGCCACATCCCATCAGATATCCCAGGCATGGTGAAACGTAAGCTGGAAGCGAGTAACGATATCTACCAGACTTTTGTTGCCCACTCTATTGATACTCCTGAAAAATTCGAAGCCAAACGCGCCGAGCTGGCGGAGCGAGAATGGGCGCGGATGAAGGAAAACAACTCTGCGACCTGTCGTTCCTGTCATAACTATGATGCGATGGATCACGCTAAACAGCATCCTGAAGCCGCGCGTCAGATGAAAATTGCGGCGAAGGACAATCAATCCTGTATCGACTGCCATAAAGGGATTGCGCATCAGCTTCCCGATATGAGCAGCGGTTTCCGTAAGCAGTTTGACGCGTTACGAGCTAACGCAAACGACGATGGCGATACGCTCTACTCCCTGGATATCAAACCTATTTATGCCGCCAAAGGCGATAAAGAGCCGGCGGGTTCACTGCTGCCTGCTTCCGAAGTGAAAGTGTTAAAGCGTGACGGTGACTGGCTGCAAATTGAAATCGTGGGCTGGACCGAAAGCAACGGGCGTCAGCGCGTGCTGGCGCAATTGCCGGGCAAGCGCATTTTTGTCGCCTCCATTCGTGGTGACATCCAGCAGCATGTGAAAACGCTGGAGCAAACTACCGTAGCGGAAACGAACACACAGTGGAGCAAGTTACAGGCCACCGCCTGGATGCAAAAGGGCGATATGGTCAACGACATTAAACCTATCTGGGCTTATGCCGACTCGCTCTATAACGGTACCTGTAATCAGTGCCACGGCGCGCCGGAGAAAGAACACTTTGACGCCAACGGCTGGATTGGCACGTTGAACGGCATGATTGGATTTACCAGTCTGGATAAACGTGAAGAACGTACCTTGCTGAAATATTTGCAGATGAATGCCTCTGACACCACGGACAAGCCGCATGGCGATAAGGGAGAAAGCAATGAAAAATAA
- the torR gene encoding two-component system response regulator TorR → MSHHIVIVEDEPVTQARLQAYFEQEGYHVSVTASGAGLREIMAQHPVDLILLDINLPDENGLMLTRALRERSTVGIILVTGRSDQIDRIVGLEMGADDYVTKPLELRELVVRVKNLLWRIDLARQAQPEAKDNCYQFAGYCLNVSRHTLELGDEAIKLTRAEYEMLVAFVTNPGEILSRERLLRMLSARRVDNPDLRTVDVLIRRLRHKLQADLLVTQHGEGYFLAADVY, encoded by the coding sequence ATGTCGCATCACATTGTTATTGTTGAAGATGAACCGGTAACCCAGGCGCGGCTACAGGCCTATTTTGAACAGGAAGGTTATCACGTCTCAGTCACAGCCAGCGGTGCGGGCTTACGTGAGATTATGGCGCAACATCCTGTCGACCTTATTCTGCTGGATATTAATCTCCCGGATGAAAATGGATTAATGCTGACCCGCGCCCTGCGTGAACGCTCAACGGTGGGAATTATTCTGGTGACGGGGCGCAGCGATCAGATCGATCGTATCGTTGGCCTGGAAATGGGGGCTGATGATTATGTCACTAAACCACTGGAATTGCGTGAACTGGTGGTACGGGTGAAAAATTTGCTCTGGCGTATCGATCTTGCCCGCCAGGCGCAGCCGGAGGCAAAAGATAACTGCTATCAGTTTGCCGGATATTGCCTGAATGTCTCCCGACATACGCTGGAACTGGGTGACGAAGCGATCAAACTCACCCGCGCCGAATACGAAATGTTGGTCGCATTTGTCACCAACCCAGGGGAAATTCTCAGTCGTGAACGCTTATTGCGTATGCTTTCGGCACGGCGGGTAGACAATCCTGACTTACGTACCGTGGACGTACTGATCCGCCGTTTGCGCCACAAGTTGCAAGCCGACTTGCTGGTGACGCAACACGGAGAAGGTTATTTTTTAGCTGCTGACGTGTACTGA